The following proteins are co-located in the Gorilla gorilla gorilla isolate KB3781 chromosome 18, NHGRI_mGorGor1-v2.1_pri, whole genome shotgun sequence genome:
- the LOC129527724 gene encoding C-type lectin domain family 18 member B isoform X8, which produces MLHPETSPGWGHLLAVLLALLGTTWAEVWPPQLQEQAPMAGALNRKESFLLLSLHNRLRSWVQPPAADMRRLLVWATSSQLGCGRHLCSAGQAAIEAFVCAYSPGGNWEVNGKTIVPYKKGAWCSLCTASVSGCFKAWDHAGGLCEVPRNPCRMSCQNHGRLNISTCHCHCPPGYTGRYCQVRCSLQCVHGRFREEECSCVCDIGYGGAQCATKVHFPFHTCDLRIDGDCFMVSSEADTYYRARMKCQRKGGVLAQIKSQKVQDILAFYLGRLETTNEVIDSDFETTNFWIAQGSPTRPPRTPSAGPQGSTRPSPVLALGSLTTTGLATAWSCRLQLPSTGTTSAAKPETVTSASLPRSTSPGGAQGPEA; this is translated from the exons ATGCTGCATCCAGAGACCTCCCCTGGCTGGGGGCATCTCCTGGCTGTGCTCCTGGCCCTCCTTGGCACCACCTGGGCAGAGGTGTGGCCACCTCAGCTGCAGGAGCAGGCTCCGATGGCCGGAG CCCTGAACAGGAAGGAGAGTTTCTTGCTCCTCTCCCTGCACAACCGCCTGCGCAGCTGGGTCCAGCCCCCTGCGGCTGACATGCGGAGGCTG CTCGTGTGGGCCACCTCAAGCCAGCTGGGCTGTGGGCGGCACCTGTGCTCTGCAGGCCAGGCAGCGATAGAAGCCTTTGTCTGTGCCTACTCCCCCGG AGGCAACTGGGAGGTCAACGGGAAGACAATCGTCCCCTATAAGAAGGGTGCCTGGTGTTCGCTCTGCACAGCCAGTGTCTCAGGCTGCTTCAAAGCCTGGGACCATGCAGGGGGGCTCTGTG AGGTCCCCAGGAATCCTTGTCGCATGAGCTGCCAGAACCATGGACGTCTCAACATCAGCACCTGCCACTGCCACTGTCCCCCTGGCTACACGGGCAGATACTGCCAAG TGAGGTGCAGCCTGCAGTGTGTGCACGGCCGGTTCCGGGAGGAGGAGTGCTCGTGCGTCTGTGACATCGGCTACGGGGGAGCCCAGTGTGCCA CCAAGGTGCATTTTCCCTTCCACACCTGTGACCTGAGGATCGACGGAGACTGCTTCATGGTGTCTTCAGAGGCAGACACCTATTACAGAGCCAGGATGAAATGTCAG AGGAAAGGCGGGGTGCTGGCCCAGATCAAGAGCCAGAAAGTACAGGACATCCTCGCCTTCTATCTGGGCCGCCTGGAGACCACCAACGAGGTGATTGACAGTGACTTCGAGACCACGAACTTCTGGATCG CCCAGGGCTCACCTACAAGACCGCCAAGGACTCCTTCCGCTGGGCCACAGGGGAGCACCAGGCCTTCACCAGTTTTGGCTTTGGGCAGCCTGACAACCACGG GTTTGGCAACTGCGTGGAGCTGCAGGCTTCAGCTGCCTTCAACTGGAACGACCAGCGCTGCAAAACCCGAAACCGTTACATCTGCCAGTTTG CCCAGGAGCACATCTCCCGGTGGGGCCCAGGGTCCTGAGGCCTGA
- the LOC129527724 gene encoding C-type lectin domain family 18 member B isoform X4 translates to MLHPETSPGWGHLLAVLLALLGTTWAEVWPPQLQEQAPMAGALNRKESFLLLSLHNRLRSWVQPPAADMRRLDWSDSLAQLAQARAALCGTPTPSLASGPWRTLQVGWNVQLLPAGLASFVEVVSLWFAEGQRYSHTAGECAHNATCTHYTQLVWATSSQLGCGRHLCSAGQAAIEAFVCAYSPGGNWEVNGKTIVPYKKGAWCSLCTASVSGCFKAWDHAGGLCEVPRNPCRMSCQNHGRLNISTCHCHCPPGYTGRYCQVRCSLQCVHGRFREEECSCVCDIGYGGAQCATKVHFPFHTCDLRIDGDCFMVSSEADTYYRARMKCQRKGGVLAQIKSQKVQDILAFYLGRLETTNEVIDSDFETTNFWIAQGSPTRPPRTPSAGPQGSTRPSPVLALGSLTTTGLATAWSCRLQLPSTGTTSAAKPETVTSASLPRSTSPGGAQGPEA, encoded by the exons ATGCTGCATCCAGAGACCTCCCCTGGCTGGGGGCATCTCCTGGCTGTGCTCCTGGCCCTCCTTGGCACCACCTGGGCAGAGGTGTGGCCACCTCAGCTGCAGGAGCAGGCTCCGATGGCCGGAG CCCTGAACAGGAAGGAGAGTTTCTTGCTCCTCTCCCTGCACAACCGCCTGCGCAGCTGGGTCCAGCCCCCTGCGGCTGACATGCGGAGGCTG GACTGGAGTGACAGCCTGGCCCAACTGGCTCAAGCCAGGGCAGCCCTCTGTGGAACCCCAACCCCAAGCCTGGCGTCCGGCCCGTGGCGCACCCTGCAAGTGGGCTGGAACGTGCAGCTGCTGCCCGCAGGCTTGGCGTCCTTTGTCGAAGTGGTCAGCCTATGGTTTGCAGAGGGGCAGCGGTACAGCCACACGGCAGGAGAGTGTGCTCACAACGCCACCTGCACCCACTACACGCAG CTCGTGTGGGCCACCTCAAGCCAGCTGGGCTGTGGGCGGCACCTGTGCTCTGCAGGCCAGGCAGCGATAGAAGCCTTTGTCTGTGCCTACTCCCCCGG AGGCAACTGGGAGGTCAACGGGAAGACAATCGTCCCCTATAAGAAGGGTGCCTGGTGTTCGCTCTGCACAGCCAGTGTCTCAGGCTGCTTCAAAGCCTGGGACCATGCAGGGGGGCTCTGTG AGGTCCCCAGGAATCCTTGTCGCATGAGCTGCCAGAACCATGGACGTCTCAACATCAGCACCTGCCACTGCCACTGTCCCCCTGGCTACACGGGCAGATACTGCCAAG TGAGGTGCAGCCTGCAGTGTGTGCACGGCCGGTTCCGGGAGGAGGAGTGCTCGTGCGTCTGTGACATCGGCTACGGGGGAGCCCAGTGTGCCA CCAAGGTGCATTTTCCCTTCCACACCTGTGACCTGAGGATCGACGGAGACTGCTTCATGGTGTCTTCAGAGGCAGACACCTATTACAGAGCCAGGATGAAATGTCAG AGGAAAGGCGGGGTGCTGGCCCAGATCAAGAGCCAGAAAGTACAGGACATCCTCGCCTTCTATCTGGGCCGCCTGGAGACCACCAACGAGGTGATTGACAGTGACTTCGAGACCACGAACTTCTGGATCG CCCAGGGCTCACCTACAAGACCGCCAAGGACTCCTTCCGCTGGGCCACAGGGGAGCACCAGGCCTTCACCAGTTTTGGCTTTGGGCAGCCTGACAACCACGG GTTTGGCAACTGCGTGGAGCTGCAGGCTTCAGCTGCCTTCAACTGGAACGACCAGCGCTGCAAAACCCGAAACCGTTACATCTGCCAGTTTG CCCAGGAGCACATCTCCCGGTGGGGCCCAGGGTCCTGAGGCCTGA
- the LOC129527724 gene encoding C-type lectin domain family 18 member A isoform X5, which yields MLHPETSPGWGHLLAVLLALLGTTWAEVWPPQLQEQAPMAGALNRKESFLLLSLHNRLRSWVQPPAADMRRLDWSDSLAQLAQARAALCGTPTPSLASGPWRTLQVGWNVQLLPAGLASFVEVVSLWFAEGQRYSHTAGECAHNATCTHYTQLVWATSSQLGCGRHLCSAGQAAIEAFVCAYSPGGNWEVNGKTIVPYKKGAWCSLCTASVSGCFKAWDHAGGLCEVPRNPCRMSCQNHGRLNISTCHCHCPPGYTGRYCQVRCSLQCVHGRFREEECSCVCDIGYGGAQCATKVHFPFHTCDLRIDGDCFMVSSEADTYYRARMKCQRKGGVLAQIKSQKVQDILAFYLGRLETTNEVIDSDFETTNFWIGLTYKTAKDSFRWATGEHQAFTSFGFGQPDNHGFGNCVELQASAAFNWNDQRCKTRNRYICQFAQEHISRWGPGS from the exons ATGCTGCATCCAGAGACCTCCCCTGGCTGGGGGCATCTCCTGGCTGTGCTCCTGGCCCTCCTTGGCACCACCTGGGCAGAGGTGTGGCCACCTCAGCTGCAGGAGCAGGCTCCGATGGCCGGAG CCCTGAACAGGAAGGAGAGTTTCTTGCTCCTCTCCCTGCACAACCGCCTGCGCAGCTGGGTCCAGCCCCCTGCGGCTGACATGCGGAGGCTG GACTGGAGTGACAGCCTGGCCCAACTGGCTCAAGCCAGGGCAGCCCTCTGTGGAACCCCAACCCCAAGCCTGGCGTCCGGCCCGTGGCGCACCCTGCAAGTGGGCTGGAACGTGCAGCTGCTGCCCGCAGGCTTGGCGTCCTTTGTCGAAGTGGTCAGCCTATGGTTTGCAGAGGGGCAGCGGTACAGCCACACGGCAGGAGAGTGTGCTCACAACGCCACCTGCACCCACTACACGCAG CTCGTGTGGGCCACCTCAAGCCAGCTGGGCTGTGGGCGGCACCTGTGCTCTGCAGGCCAGGCAGCGATAGAAGCCTTTGTCTGTGCCTACTCCCCCGG AGGCAACTGGGAGGTCAACGGGAAGACAATCGTCCCCTATAAGAAGGGTGCCTGGTGTTCGCTCTGCACAGCCAGTGTCTCAGGCTGCTTCAAAGCCTGGGACCATGCAGGGGGGCTCTGTG AGGTCCCCAGGAATCCTTGTCGCATGAGCTGCCAGAACCATGGACGTCTCAACATCAGCACCTGCCACTGCCACTGTCCCCCTGGCTACACGGGCAGATACTGCCAAG TGAGGTGCAGCCTGCAGTGTGTGCACGGCCGGTTCCGGGAGGAGGAGTGCTCGTGCGTCTGTGACATCGGCTACGGGGGAGCCCAGTGTGCCA CCAAGGTGCATTTTCCCTTCCACACCTGTGACCTGAGGATCGACGGAGACTGCTTCATGGTGTCTTCAGAGGCAGACACCTATTACAGAGCCAGGATGAAATGTCAG AGGAAAGGCGGGGTGCTGGCCCAGATCAAGAGCCAGAAAGTACAGGACATCCTCGCCTTCTATCTGGGCCGCCTGGAGACCACCAACGAGGTGATTGACAGTGACTTCGAGACCACGAACTTCTGGATCG GGCTCACCTACAAGACCGCCAAGGACTCCTTCCGCTGGGCCACAGGGGAGCACCAGGCCTTCACCAGTTTTGGCTTTGGGCAGCCTGACAACCACGG GTTTGGCAACTGCGTGGAGCTGCAGGCTTCAGCTGCCTTCAACTGGAACGACCAGCGCTGCAAAACCCGAAACCGTTACATCTGCCAGTTTG CCCAGGAGCACATCTCCCGGTGGGGCCCAGGGTCCTGA
- the LOC129527724 gene encoding C-type lectin domain family 18 member A isoform X10, with protein sequence MLHPETSPGWGHLLAVLLALLGTTWAEVWPPQLQEQAPMAGALNRKESFLLLSLHNRLRSWVQPPAADMRRLLVWATSSQLGCGRHLCSAGQAAIEAFVCAYSPGGNWEVNGKTIVPYKKGAWCSLCTASVSGCFKAWDHAGGLCEVPRNPCRMSCQNHGRLNISTCHCHCPPGYTGRYCQVRCSLQCVHGRFREEECSCVCDIGYGGAQCATKVHFPFHTCDLRIDGDCFMVSSEADTYYRARMKCQEPWAMAAASRWQGCVEGLEPRAGPAAHLLSRGGPSPGLTYKTAKDSFRWATGEHQAFTSFGFGQPDNHGFGNCVELQASAAFNWNDQRCKTRNRYICQFAQEHISRWGPGS encoded by the exons ATGCTGCATCCAGAGACCTCCCCTGGCTGGGGGCATCTCCTGGCTGTGCTCCTGGCCCTCCTTGGCACCACCTGGGCAGAGGTGTGGCCACCTCAGCTGCAGGAGCAGGCTCCGATGGCCGGAG CCCTGAACAGGAAGGAGAGTTTCTTGCTCCTCTCCCTGCACAACCGCCTGCGCAGCTGGGTCCAGCCCCCTGCGGCTGACATGCGGAGGCTG CTCGTGTGGGCCACCTCAAGCCAGCTGGGCTGTGGGCGGCACCTGTGCTCTGCAGGCCAGGCAGCGATAGAAGCCTTTGTCTGTGCCTACTCCCCCGG AGGCAACTGGGAGGTCAACGGGAAGACAATCGTCCCCTATAAGAAGGGTGCCTGGTGTTCGCTCTGCACAGCCAGTGTCTCAGGCTGCTTCAAAGCCTGGGACCATGCAGGGGGGCTCTGTG AGGTCCCCAGGAATCCTTGTCGCATGAGCTGCCAGAACCATGGACGTCTCAACATCAGCACCTGCCACTGCCACTGTCCCCCTGGCTACACGGGCAGATACTGCCAAG TGAGGTGCAGCCTGCAGTGTGTGCACGGCCGGTTCCGGGAGGAGGAGTGCTCGTGCGTCTGTGACATCGGCTACGGGGGAGCCCAGTGTGCCA CCAAGGTGCATTTTCCCTTCCACACCTGTGACCTGAGGATCGACGGAGACTGCTTCATGGTGTCTTCAGAGGCAGACACCTATTACAGAGCCAGGATGAAATGTCAG GAACCCTGGGCCATGGCGGCTGCCAGCAGATGGCAAGGGTGTGTTGAGGGCCTGGAGCCCAGAGCGGGGCCAGCTGCTCACCTCCTTTCCCGGGGAGGGCCCAG CCCAGGGCTCACCTACAAGACCGCCAAGGACTCCTTCCGCTGGGCCACAGGGGAGCACCAGGCCTTCACCAGTTTTGGCTTTGGGCAGCCTGACAACCACGG GTTTGGCAACTGCGTGGAGCTGCAGGCTTCAGCTGCCTTCAACTGGAACGACCAGCGCTGCAAAACCCGAAACCGTTACATCTGCCAGTTTG CCCAGGAGCACATCTCCCGGTGGGGCCCAGGGTCCTGA
- the LOC129527724 gene encoding C-type lectin domain family 18 member A isoform X6: MLHPETSPGWGHLLAVLLALLGTTWAEVWPPQLQEQAPMAGALNRKESFLLLSLHNRLRSWVQPPAADMRRLDWSDSLAQLAQARAALCGTPTPSLASGPWRTLQVGWNVQLLPAGLASFVEVVSLWFAEGQRYSHTAGECAHNATCTHYTQLVWATSSQLGCGRHLCSAGQAAIEAFVCAYSPGGNWEVNGKTIVPYKKGAWCSLCTASVSGCFKAWDHAGGLCEVPRNPCRMSCQNHGRLNISTCHCHCPPGYTGRYCQVRCSLQCVHGRFREEECSCVCDIGYGGAQCATKVHFPFHTCDLRIDGDCFMVSSEADTYYRARMKCQEPWAMAAASRWQGCVEGLEPRAGPAAHLLSRGGPSPGLTYKTAKDSFRWATGEHQAFTSFGFGQPDNHGFGNCVELQASAAFNWNDQRCKTRNRYICQFAQEHISRWGPGS; this comes from the exons ATGCTGCATCCAGAGACCTCCCCTGGCTGGGGGCATCTCCTGGCTGTGCTCCTGGCCCTCCTTGGCACCACCTGGGCAGAGGTGTGGCCACCTCAGCTGCAGGAGCAGGCTCCGATGGCCGGAG CCCTGAACAGGAAGGAGAGTTTCTTGCTCCTCTCCCTGCACAACCGCCTGCGCAGCTGGGTCCAGCCCCCTGCGGCTGACATGCGGAGGCTG GACTGGAGTGACAGCCTGGCCCAACTGGCTCAAGCCAGGGCAGCCCTCTGTGGAACCCCAACCCCAAGCCTGGCGTCCGGCCCGTGGCGCACCCTGCAAGTGGGCTGGAACGTGCAGCTGCTGCCCGCAGGCTTGGCGTCCTTTGTCGAAGTGGTCAGCCTATGGTTTGCAGAGGGGCAGCGGTACAGCCACACGGCAGGAGAGTGTGCTCACAACGCCACCTGCACCCACTACACGCAG CTCGTGTGGGCCACCTCAAGCCAGCTGGGCTGTGGGCGGCACCTGTGCTCTGCAGGCCAGGCAGCGATAGAAGCCTTTGTCTGTGCCTACTCCCCCGG AGGCAACTGGGAGGTCAACGGGAAGACAATCGTCCCCTATAAGAAGGGTGCCTGGTGTTCGCTCTGCACAGCCAGTGTCTCAGGCTGCTTCAAAGCCTGGGACCATGCAGGGGGGCTCTGTG AGGTCCCCAGGAATCCTTGTCGCATGAGCTGCCAGAACCATGGACGTCTCAACATCAGCACCTGCCACTGCCACTGTCCCCCTGGCTACACGGGCAGATACTGCCAAG TGAGGTGCAGCCTGCAGTGTGTGCACGGCCGGTTCCGGGAGGAGGAGTGCTCGTGCGTCTGTGACATCGGCTACGGGGGAGCCCAGTGTGCCA CCAAGGTGCATTTTCCCTTCCACACCTGTGACCTGAGGATCGACGGAGACTGCTTCATGGTGTCTTCAGAGGCAGACACCTATTACAGAGCCAGGATGAAATGTCAG GAACCCTGGGCCATGGCGGCTGCCAGCAGATGGCAAGGGTGTGTTGAGGGCCTGGAGCCCAGAGCGGGGCCAGCTGCTCACCTCCTTTCCCGGGGAGGGCCCAG CCCAGGGCTCACCTACAAGACCGCCAAGGACTCCTTCCGCTGGGCCACAGGGGAGCACCAGGCCTTCACCAGTTTTGGCTTTGGGCAGCCTGACAACCACGG GTTTGGCAACTGCGTGGAGCTGCAGGCTTCAGCTGCCTTCAACTGGAACGACCAGCGCTGCAAAACCCGAAACCGTTACATCTGCCAGTTTG CCCAGGAGCACATCTCCCGGTGGGGCCCAGGGTCCTGA
- the LOC129527724 gene encoding C-type lectin domain family 18 member A isoform X9, whose amino-acid sequence MLHPETSPGWGHLLAVLLALLGTTWAEVWPPQLQEQAPMAGALNRKESFLLLSLHNRLRSWVQPPAADMRRLLVWATSSQLGCGRHLCSAGQAAIEAFVCAYSPGGNWEVNGKTIVPYKKGAWCSLCTASVSGCFKAWDHAGGLCEVPRNPCRMSCQNHGRLNISTCHCHCPPGYTGRYCQVRCSLQCVHGRFREEECSCVCDIGYGGAQCATKVHFPFHTCDLRIDGDCFMVSSEADTYYRARMKCQRKGGVLAQIKSQKVQDILAFYLGRLETTNEVIDSDFETTNFWIGLTYKTAKDSFRWATGEHQAFTSFGFGQPDNHGFGNCVELQASAAFNWNDQRCKTRNRYICQFAQEHISRWGPGS is encoded by the exons ATGCTGCATCCAGAGACCTCCCCTGGCTGGGGGCATCTCCTGGCTGTGCTCCTGGCCCTCCTTGGCACCACCTGGGCAGAGGTGTGGCCACCTCAGCTGCAGGAGCAGGCTCCGATGGCCGGAG CCCTGAACAGGAAGGAGAGTTTCTTGCTCCTCTCCCTGCACAACCGCCTGCGCAGCTGGGTCCAGCCCCCTGCGGCTGACATGCGGAGGCTG CTCGTGTGGGCCACCTCAAGCCAGCTGGGCTGTGGGCGGCACCTGTGCTCTGCAGGCCAGGCAGCGATAGAAGCCTTTGTCTGTGCCTACTCCCCCGG AGGCAACTGGGAGGTCAACGGGAAGACAATCGTCCCCTATAAGAAGGGTGCCTGGTGTTCGCTCTGCACAGCCAGTGTCTCAGGCTGCTTCAAAGCCTGGGACCATGCAGGGGGGCTCTGTG AGGTCCCCAGGAATCCTTGTCGCATGAGCTGCCAGAACCATGGACGTCTCAACATCAGCACCTGCCACTGCCACTGTCCCCCTGGCTACACGGGCAGATACTGCCAAG TGAGGTGCAGCCTGCAGTGTGTGCACGGCCGGTTCCGGGAGGAGGAGTGCTCGTGCGTCTGTGACATCGGCTACGGGGGAGCCCAGTGTGCCA CCAAGGTGCATTTTCCCTTCCACACCTGTGACCTGAGGATCGACGGAGACTGCTTCATGGTGTCTTCAGAGGCAGACACCTATTACAGAGCCAGGATGAAATGTCAG AGGAAAGGCGGGGTGCTGGCCCAGATCAAGAGCCAGAAAGTACAGGACATCCTCGCCTTCTATCTGGGCCGCCTGGAGACCACCAACGAGGTGATTGACAGTGACTTCGAGACCACGAACTTCTGGATCG GGCTCACCTACAAGACCGCCAAGGACTCCTTCCGCTGGGCCACAGGGGAGCACCAGGCCTTCACCAGTTTTGGCTTTGGGCAGCCTGACAACCACGG GTTTGGCAACTGCGTGGAGCTGCAGGCTTCAGCTGCCTTCAACTGGAACGACCAGCGCTGCAAAACCCGAAACCGTTACATCTGCCAGTTTG CCCAGGAGCACATCTCCCGGTGGGGCCCAGGGTCCTGA
- the LOC129527724 gene encoding C-type lectin domain family 18 member A isoform X1 gives MLHPETSPGWGHLLAVLLALLGTTWAEVWPPQLQEQAPMAGALNRKESFLLLSLHNRLRSWVQPPAADMRRLDWSDSLAQLAQARAALCGTPTPSLASGPWRTLQVGWNVQLLPAGLASFVEVVSLWFAEGQRYSHTAGECAHNATCTHYTQLVWATSSQLGCGRHLCSAGQAAIEAFVCAYSPGGNWEVNGKTIVPYKKGAWCSLCTASVSGCFKAWDHAGGLCEVPRNPCRMSCQNHGRLNISTCHCHCPPGYTGRYCQVRCSLQCVHGRFREEECSCVCDIGYGGAQCATKVHFPFHTCDLRIDGDCFMVSSEADTYYRARMKCQRKGGVLAQIKSQKVQDILAFYLGRLETTNEVIDSDFETTNFWIGLTYKTAKDSFRWATGEHQAFTSFGFGQPDNHGFGNCVELQASAAFNWNDQRCKTRNRYICQFGSPSASACPTIRRKTRTMTSKGLGKGIVIIVIQDSAPQRGSL, from the exons ATGCTGCATCCAGAGACCTCCCCTGGCTGGGGGCATCTCCTGGCTGTGCTCCTGGCCCTCCTTGGCACCACCTGGGCAGAGGTGTGGCCACCTCAGCTGCAGGAGCAGGCTCCGATGGCCGGAG CCCTGAACAGGAAGGAGAGTTTCTTGCTCCTCTCCCTGCACAACCGCCTGCGCAGCTGGGTCCAGCCCCCTGCGGCTGACATGCGGAGGCTG GACTGGAGTGACAGCCTGGCCCAACTGGCTCAAGCCAGGGCAGCCCTCTGTGGAACCCCAACCCCAAGCCTGGCGTCCGGCCCGTGGCGCACCCTGCAAGTGGGCTGGAACGTGCAGCTGCTGCCCGCAGGCTTGGCGTCCTTTGTCGAAGTGGTCAGCCTATGGTTTGCAGAGGGGCAGCGGTACAGCCACACGGCAGGAGAGTGTGCTCACAACGCCACCTGCACCCACTACACGCAG CTCGTGTGGGCCACCTCAAGCCAGCTGGGCTGTGGGCGGCACCTGTGCTCTGCAGGCCAGGCAGCGATAGAAGCCTTTGTCTGTGCCTACTCCCCCGG AGGCAACTGGGAGGTCAACGGGAAGACAATCGTCCCCTATAAGAAGGGTGCCTGGTGTTCGCTCTGCACAGCCAGTGTCTCAGGCTGCTTCAAAGCCTGGGACCATGCAGGGGGGCTCTGTG AGGTCCCCAGGAATCCTTGTCGCATGAGCTGCCAGAACCATGGACGTCTCAACATCAGCACCTGCCACTGCCACTGTCCCCCTGGCTACACGGGCAGATACTGCCAAG TGAGGTGCAGCCTGCAGTGTGTGCACGGCCGGTTCCGGGAGGAGGAGTGCTCGTGCGTCTGTGACATCGGCTACGGGGGAGCCCAGTGTGCCA CCAAGGTGCATTTTCCCTTCCACACCTGTGACCTGAGGATCGACGGAGACTGCTTCATGGTGTCTTCAGAGGCAGACACCTATTACAGAGCCAGGATGAAATGTCAG AGGAAAGGCGGGGTGCTGGCCCAGATCAAGAGCCAGAAAGTACAGGACATCCTCGCCTTCTATCTGGGCCGCCTGGAGACCACCAACGAGGTGATTGACAGTGACTTCGAGACCACGAACTTCTGGATCG GGCTCACCTACAAGACCGCCAAGGACTCCTTCCGCTGGGCCACAGGGGAGCACCAGGCCTTCACCAGTTTTGGCTTTGGGCAGCCTGACAACCACGG GTTTGGCAACTGCGTGGAGCTGCAGGCTTCAGCTGCCTTCAACTGGAACGACCAGCGCTGCAAAACCCGAAACCGTTACATCTGCCAGTTTG
- the LOC129527724 gene encoding C-type lectin domain family 18 member A isoform X2, translating to MLHPETSPGWGHLLAVLLALLGTTWAEVWPPQLQEQAPMAGALNRKESFLLLSLHNRLRSWVQPPAADMRRLDWSDSLAQLAQARAALCGTPTPSLASGPWRTLQVGWNVQLLPAGLASFVEVVSLWFAEGQRYSHTAGECAHNATCTHYTQLVWATSSQLGCGRHLCSAGQAAIEAFVCAYSPGGNWEVNGKTIVPYKKGAWCSLCTASVSGCFKAWDHAGGLCEVPRNPCRMSCQNHGRLNISTCHCHCPPGYTGRYCQVRCSLQCVHGRFREEECSCVCDIGYGGAQCATKVHFPFHTCDLRIDGDCFMVSSEADTYYRARMKCQEPWAMAAASRWQGCVEGLEPRAGPAAHLLSRGGPSPGLTYKTAKDSFRWATGEHQAFTSFGFGQPDNHGFGNCVELQASAAFNWNDQRCKTRNRYICQFGSPSASACPTIRRKTRTMTSKGLGKGIVIIVIQDSAPQRGSL from the exons ATGCTGCATCCAGAGACCTCCCCTGGCTGGGGGCATCTCCTGGCTGTGCTCCTGGCCCTCCTTGGCACCACCTGGGCAGAGGTGTGGCCACCTCAGCTGCAGGAGCAGGCTCCGATGGCCGGAG CCCTGAACAGGAAGGAGAGTTTCTTGCTCCTCTCCCTGCACAACCGCCTGCGCAGCTGGGTCCAGCCCCCTGCGGCTGACATGCGGAGGCTG GACTGGAGTGACAGCCTGGCCCAACTGGCTCAAGCCAGGGCAGCCCTCTGTGGAACCCCAACCCCAAGCCTGGCGTCCGGCCCGTGGCGCACCCTGCAAGTGGGCTGGAACGTGCAGCTGCTGCCCGCAGGCTTGGCGTCCTTTGTCGAAGTGGTCAGCCTATGGTTTGCAGAGGGGCAGCGGTACAGCCACACGGCAGGAGAGTGTGCTCACAACGCCACCTGCACCCACTACACGCAG CTCGTGTGGGCCACCTCAAGCCAGCTGGGCTGTGGGCGGCACCTGTGCTCTGCAGGCCAGGCAGCGATAGAAGCCTTTGTCTGTGCCTACTCCCCCGG AGGCAACTGGGAGGTCAACGGGAAGACAATCGTCCCCTATAAGAAGGGTGCCTGGTGTTCGCTCTGCACAGCCAGTGTCTCAGGCTGCTTCAAAGCCTGGGACCATGCAGGGGGGCTCTGTG AGGTCCCCAGGAATCCTTGTCGCATGAGCTGCCAGAACCATGGACGTCTCAACATCAGCACCTGCCACTGCCACTGTCCCCCTGGCTACACGGGCAGATACTGCCAAG TGAGGTGCAGCCTGCAGTGTGTGCACGGCCGGTTCCGGGAGGAGGAGTGCTCGTGCGTCTGTGACATCGGCTACGGGGGAGCCCAGTGTGCCA CCAAGGTGCATTTTCCCTTCCACACCTGTGACCTGAGGATCGACGGAGACTGCTTCATGGTGTCTTCAGAGGCAGACACCTATTACAGAGCCAGGATGAAATGTCAG GAACCCTGGGCCATGGCGGCTGCCAGCAGATGGCAAGGGTGTGTTGAGGGCCTGGAGCCCAGAGCGGGGCCAGCTGCTCACCTCCTTTCCCGGGGAGGGCCCAG CCCAGGGCTCACCTACAAGACCGCCAAGGACTCCTTCCGCTGGGCCACAGGGGAGCACCAGGCCTTCACCAGTTTTGGCTTTGGGCAGCCTGACAACCACGG GTTTGGCAACTGCGTGGAGCTGCAGGCTTCAGCTGCCTTCAACTGGAACGACCAGCGCTGCAAAACCCGAAACCGTTACATCTGCCAGTTTG